One Methyloterricola oryzae genomic window, TTGCGCACCAGGTAGTGCAGGTTGTTGGAGCAGTGGGCGAACAGCACTTCGCCGTTGGACAGCAGGAAATTGAAGAGGCCGTGGGCGGCGACGGCGCAGCTGATCTCGCCCAGGGCCCGGAACAAGGCCTCGTTGCCGGGATGCCCCTGGGGGAAACGGTCGCGCAACTGGCTCATGATCAGGCAGAAGGCGCGCTCGCTGTCGGTCTGACCCACCGGCAGAAAGCCGTCCACTGGGGGCTCGAAGCCTTCCAGATTGCCATTATGGGCGAAGATCCAATAGCGTCCCCACAGCTCGCGCTGGAACGGATGGCAGTTCTCCAGGGCGATCACCCCCTGGGTGGCCTTGCGGATATGGGCGATCACGTTCTTGGAGCGGATCGGATAGCGCCGCACCAGTTCCGCCACCGGCGATTCGATGGTGG contains:
- a CDS encoding class II glutamine amidotransferase, which produces MCQLLGMNCNVPTDICFSFEGFHVRGGLTDHHRDGWGIAFFEGPGCRVFLDSKATIESPVAELVRRYPIRSKNVIAHIRKATQGVIALENCHPFQRELWGRYWIFAHNGNLEGFEPPVDGFLPVGQTDSERAFCLIMSQLRDRFPQGHPGNEALFRALGEISCAVAAHGLFNFLLSNGEVLFAHCSNNLHYLVRKAPFGPAHLIDQDLSMDFSQVAQADDQVAVIASFPLTDNEPWTAMPPGQLLMFREGEPVAALQCRRR